The following proteins come from a genomic window of Desulfobacterales bacterium:
- a CDS encoding glutamate racemase, giving the protein MIGIFDSGIGGLTVVKAILKSLPQYDIIYFGDTARTPYGTKSKDTVIKYAIEDTEFLLKNGAKIIVIACNTASSLATEKLVELFDVPIFEVITPAVELSIDVSKTFSIGVIGTRATISSAVYEKKIKELRPNAKVYSQPCPLLVPLVEEGWVKKPETKMIVKKYIHPLKTRQIDTLILGCTHYPLLKEVIQHKIGRRVNIIDSSSSVALKVSNFLREHPEIDETLSKTSSVRFCVSDITEQFRKIAQETLRKNVSLELIRF; this is encoded by the coding sequence ATGATTGGAATATTTGATTCAGGAATTGGAGGGCTTACAGTTGTAAAAGCAATATTGAAAAGCCTACCACAATATGATATTATTTATTTTGGCGATACGGCAAGAACTCCTTATGGTACTAAAAGTAAAGATACGGTCATTAAATATGCTATAGAAGATACAGAGTTTTTACTTAAAAATGGGGCAAAAATAATTGTAATCGCCTGCAATACAGCTTCAAGTCTTGCAACAGAAAAGCTTGTAGAATTATTTGATGTTCCAATATTTGAAGTTATAACTCCAGCTGTTGAACTTTCCATTGATGTTTCAAAAACTTTTTCTATAGGTGTTATTGGAACTCGTGCAACTATATCAAGCGCAGTATATGAAAAGAAAATTAAAGAGTTAAGGCCGAATGCAAAAGTATATTCTCAGCCATGTCCTTTGCTTGTTCCTCTTGTTGAAGAAGGATGGGTAAAAAAGCCTGAAACTAAAATGATCGTTAAAAAATACATACATCCATTAAAGACAAGACAAATAGATACTTTGATTTTAGGATGTACCCATTATCCTCTTTTGAAAGAGGTAATTCAGCATAAAATCGGAAGAAGAGTGAATATAATAGATTCATCATCGTCGGTAGCGTTAAAGGTTAGCAATTTTTTAAGGGAGCATCCAGAAATTGATGAAACCTTATCAAAAACATCTTCTGTAAGGTTTTGTGTTTCTGATATTACTGAGCAATTTAGAAAGATAGCTCAAGAAACTTTAAGAAAAAATGTTTCTCTTGAGCTGATACGATTTTAG